In Trifolium pratense cultivar HEN17-A07 linkage group LG7, ARS_RC_1.1, whole genome shotgun sequence, a genomic segment contains:
- the LOC123896388 gene encoding uncharacterized protein LOC123896388, producing the protein MCERLADREKIITNGPWMLFDHYLAVARWTPDFASPHAKVEKTLVWIRFPGLNLLYYDESVLLGLASVVGTPVKVDTNTLSVERGRFARICVEIDLTLPVVGKVNVNGHWYNVQYEGLHIICGGCGCYGHHTRDCTKTTMLPNKKIAVVATQGGAPVGDVRREKSVSEPNKESGADNLETNAAKINVVHGDWLVVQRRKKNNKKNNPSQPSSSLETNRLNDIDYKKGKESSTTLKGLHDNNVAGVGPNRISSSTKKRRLDKSGSLETCHFSRRQDPHTKDKTGPKVGPNVDTKTKAMVGPSYNFGPNAKDHMQTVLHNPNSTSSNLEPATSNSQRSMQEKSVPTFDETTRLVVMGEGSTQEDERIPESPIDWESVK; encoded by the coding sequence atgtGTGAACGGCTTGCTGACCGTGAAAAGATAATAACAAATGGCCCATGGATGCTATTTGATCATTACTTGGCTGTAGCACGATGGACTCCTGACTTTGCCTCTCCGCATGCTAAAGTGGAGAAGACACTGGTATGGATCAGATTCCCAGGCCTTAATTTACTGTACTATGATGAAAGTGTTCTCTTGGGTCTGGCTTCTGTTGTCGGCACACCGGTCAAGGTAGACACGAATACATTGTCGGTGGAGAGAGGCCGATTTGCTAGAATCTGCGTGGAGATTGATCTTACTTTGCCGGTGGTTGGAAAGGTCAATGTAAATGGACATTGGTACAATGTTCAATATGAAGGCCTACACATTATTTGCGGCGGATGTGGATGTTATGGTCATCACACTCGCGATTGTACGAAAACAACGATGCTACCCAATAAAAAAATAGCGGTAGTGGCGACGCAAGGTGGAGCGCCGGTCGGAGATGTAAGGAGAGAGAAATCGGTGTCGGAGCCCAACAAGGAAAGCGGCGCTGATAATTTGGAAACAAATGCTGCGAAAATTAATGTTGTACATGGTGATTGGCTAGTTGTCCAGCGCaggaaaaaaaacaacaaaaaaaacaatccTAGTCAACCATCATCATCGCTGGAAACTAATAGGCTTAATGATATTGActataaaaaaggaaaagaatctTCAACTACCTTAAAGGGATTACATGACAATAATGTTGCAGGAGTGGGACCCAATAGAATTTCTTCtagtaccaaaaaaagaagactTGACAAAAGTGGCTCCTTGGAAACATGTCACTTCTCTAGAAGGCAAGACCCACACACTAAAGACAAAACAGGACCAAAAGTGGGCCCCAACGTGGACACAAAGACAAAGGCCATGGTTGGGCCTAGTTACAATTTTGGCCCAAATGCTAAAGACCACATGCAAACTGTTCTTCACAACCCAAACAGTACGAGCTCGAATTTGGAGCCAGCGACCAGCAATTCTCAGCGCAGTATGCAAGAGAAATCAGTTCCAACTTTTGATGAAACCACTAGGCTTGTTGTCATGGGAGAAGGAAGTACCCAAGAGGACGAACGTATTCCAGAATCTCCCATTGATTGGGAGTCGGTTAAGTAA